A single window of Mustela erminea isolate mMusErm1 chromosome 4, mMusErm1.Pri, whole genome shotgun sequence DNA harbors:
- the OLIG3 gene encoding oligodendrocyte transcription factor 3: MNSDSSSVSSRASSPDMDEMYLREHHHRHHHHQESRLNSVSSTQGDMVQKMPGESLSRAGAKATGESSKYKIKKQLSEQDLQQLRLKINGRERKRMHDLNLAMDGLREVMPYAHGPSVRKLSKIATLLLARNYILMLTSSLEEMKRLVGEIYGGHHSAFHCGTVGHSTGHPAHAANAVHAVHPILGGALSSGNASSPLSAASLPAIGTIRPPHSLLKAPSTPPALQLGSGFQHWAGLPCPCTICQMPPPPHLSALSTANMARLSAESKDLLK, from the coding sequence ATGAATTCTGATTCGAGCTCTGTCTCCAGCAGAGCTTCATCGCCGGACATGGATGAGATGTATCTGAGGGaacaccaccaccgccaccaccaccaccaggagaGCCGTCTCAACTCGGTCTCTTCCACGCAGGGCGACATGGTGCAAAAGATGCCTGGAGAAAGCCTCTCGCGGGCCGGCGCCAAGGCCACGGGCGAAAGCAGCAAGTACAAAATCAAGAAGCAGCTGTCGGAGCAGGACCTACAGCAGTTACGGCTGAAGATCAACGGCCGCGAGCGCAAGAGGATGCACGACCTAAACCTAGCCATGGACGGGCTGCGCGAGGTCATGCCCTACGCGCACGGGCCCTCGGTGCGCAAGCTCTCCAAGATCGCCACTCTGCTGCTGGCCAGAAACTACATCCTCATGCTCACCAGCTCCCTGGAGGAGATGAAGAGGTTGGTTGGCGAGATCTATGGGGGCCACCACTCTGCCTTCCACTGCGGGACCGTGGGCCACTCCACCGGCCACCCAGCACACGCCGCCAACGCCGTGCACGCTGTGCACCCCATCCTGGGCGGCGCGCTCTCTTCCGGCAACGCTTCGTCCCCGCTGTCCGCCGCCTCGCTGCCGGCCATCGGCACTATTCGACCTCCCCACTCGCTGCTCAAGGCGCCCTCCACGCCGCCCGCGCTGCAGCTGGGCAGCGGCTTCCAGCACTGGGCCGGGCTGCCCTGCCCCTGCACCATCTGCCAgatgccgccgccgccgcaccTTTCGGCTCTCTCCACCGCCAACATGGCTCGGCTGTCGGCCGAGTCCAAGGACTTGCTCAAGTGA